One genomic region from Xenopus laevis strain J_2021 chromosome 2L, Xenopus_laevis_v10.1, whole genome shotgun sequence encodes:
- the LOC108708226 gene encoding uncharacterized protein LOC108708226 — MTLCGHFGYGHFQSLALCNFLFLSTSSFPVPGKLKAWSVCHVRDKCTWSSCAVCSASRLETLHRVSTTLAVYQSSDKESDYWTQTDTQQSCRAIYWAHNGCKRKQDFASAQTVFDGFTSPLVVKTLCGHFGYGHFQSLAGCNFLFLSTSSFPVPGKLKAWCQHGLSAMLEISARGVPVLSALLHVQEICHIAQSQYYPSSLSEQ, encoded by the exons ATGACCTTGTGCGGACATTTTGGTTATGGGCATTTCCAGTCTCTTGCTCTCTGTAATTTCCTGTTCCTTTCTACTTCATCATTTCCTGTTCCTGGAAAGCTGAAAGCATGGTCTGTCTGCCATGTTAGAGATAAGTGCACGTGGAGTTCCTGTGCTGTCTGCTCTGCTTCACGTTTAGAAACATTGCACAGAGTCAGTACTACCCTAGCAGTCTATCAGAGTAGTGACAAAGAGTCGGATTACTGGACACAGACTGACACGCAACAGAGCTGCAGAGCAATCTACTGGGCACATAATGGCTGCAAAAGGAAGCAGGATTTTGCCTCTGCACA AACTGTATTTGATGGCTTCACGTCACCTTTAGTAGTAAAGACCTTGTGCGGACATTTTGGTTATGGGCATTTCCAGTCTCTTGCTGGCTGTAATTTCCTGTTCCTTTCTACTTCATCATTTCCTGTTCCTGGAAAGCTGAAAGCATGGTGCCAGCATGGTCTGTCTGCCATGTTAGAGATAAGTGCACGTGGAGTTCCTGTGCTGTCTGCTCTGCTTCATGTTCAGGAAATATGTCACATTGCACAGAGCCAGTACTACCCTAGCAGTCTATCAGAGCAGTGA
- the cited4.L gene encoding cbp/p300-interacting transactivator 3 isoform X1 produces MQMLLMSMADPMMMPVMHGGHPNYRVGMNPMQAPPCHQTRTMPMHSGHMMQYGFSNTDENMRARMGMQQHVPAHMMYPTQSQSYMGSTQQLMATMHLQRLNTQYQGQPLMSNPGLAQTHQMYRTASAQHQHMPTLNVTDTDLVDEDVLTSLALELGLDRIEELPELYLGHNEVDFILDFVCKQQSSSVTC; encoded by the exons ATGCAGATGCTTCTGATG AGCATGGCAGACCCAATGATGATGCCAGTGATGCATGGTGGACATCCAAATTATAGAGTGGGAATGAATCCCATGCAGGCACCACCTTGTCACCAGACCAGGACTATGCCTATGCATTCCGGACACATGATGCAATATGGATTTTCCAATACTGATGAAAACATGAGGGCACGCATGGGCATGCAGCAGCATGTACCAGCCCACATGATGTACCCTACACAATCTCAGTCATATATGGGCAGCACACAGCAGCTAATGGCAACCATGCACCTTCAGAGACTCAACACACAATATCAGGGACAACCATTAATGTCTAATCCTGGACTGGCACAGACCCACCAAATGTACAGAACTGCATCTGCCCAACACCAACATATGCCTACATTGAACGTGACTGACACAGACCTGGTGGATGAAGACGTTTTGACATCTTTGGCGCTTGAACTGGGCTTAGACCGAATTGAAGAACTCCCTGAACTCTATCTGGGTCACAATGAAGTTGATTTCATCTTAGATTTTGTATGCAAACAACAAAGCAGCTCAGTAACCTGCTAA
- the cited4.L gene encoding cbp/p300-interacting transactivator 3 isoform X2, with the protein MADPMMMPVMHGGHPNYRVGMNPMQAPPCHQTRTMPMHSGHMMQYGFSNTDENMRARMGMQQHVPAHMMYPTQSQSYMGSTQQLMATMHLQRLNTQYQGQPLMSNPGLAQTHQMYRTASAQHQHMPTLNVTDTDLVDEDVLTSLALELGLDRIEELPELYLGHNEVDFILDFVCKQQSSSVTC; encoded by the coding sequence ATGGCAGACCCAATGATGATGCCAGTGATGCATGGTGGACATCCAAATTATAGAGTGGGAATGAATCCCATGCAGGCACCACCTTGTCACCAGACCAGGACTATGCCTATGCATTCCGGACACATGATGCAATATGGATTTTCCAATACTGATGAAAACATGAGGGCACGCATGGGCATGCAGCAGCATGTACCAGCCCACATGATGTACCCTACACAATCTCAGTCATATATGGGCAGCACACAGCAGCTAATGGCAACCATGCACCTTCAGAGACTCAACACACAATATCAGGGACAACCATTAATGTCTAATCCTGGACTGGCACAGACCCACCAAATGTACAGAACTGCATCTGCCCAACACCAACATATGCCTACATTGAACGTGACTGACACAGACCTGGTGGATGAAGACGTTTTGACATCTTTGGCGCTTGAACTGGGCTTAGACCGAATTGAAGAACTCCCTGAACTCTATCTGGGTCACAATGAAGTTGATTTCATCTTAGATTTTGTATGCAAACAACAAAGCAGCTCAGTAACCTGCTAA